Part of the uncultured Desulfobacter sp. genome, ACGGTGAATCCTACAAGAGAATCGTTGCTGAAGCCGGTAAAAAAGCCCTTGGCGACGAAAACATCCTTGAAAGAGTTTTCATCGTTGAAATCCTCAACGACAAAGATGATCCCAAAAGAGCTGCCGGCGCAGTTGGTTTCTCCGTACGTGAAAACAAAGTTTACATCATCAACGCAAAGGTTATGATGGTTGCCTGCGGTGGCGCGGTTAACATTTACCAGCCCCGTTCCGTTGCTGAAGGTAAAGGCCGTGCATGGTACCCCGTATGGAATGCCGGTTCCACTTACACCATGGCTCTTAGAGCTGGTGCTGAACTTTCCATGATGGAAAACCGTTTCACCCCGGCCCGTTTTAAAGACGGTTACGGTCCTGTTGGTGCTTGGTTCCTGCTTTTTAAAGCAAAAGTTGTTAACGGCCTTGGTGAATTCTATGCCGGTAACGAAGAGACCAAAAAAGAGCTTGAAAAATATGCTCCCTACGGAACTGCTGCCGTAACTCCGACCTGTCTGCGTAACCACCTGATGATGAAAGAGTACAAAGAAGGCCGCGGTCCCATCATCATGGAAACCACTAAAGCCCTTGCTGCCCTTGGCGAAACCATGGACAAAAAAGAGCTGAAACATCTTGAGTCAGAAGCTTGGGAAGATTTCCTTGACATGTCCGTTGGTCAGGCTGGTCTGTGGTGTGCTACCAACACCGAGCCCGAGAAAAAAGACTCCGAAATTATGCCCACCGAACCGTACCTGTTGGGTTCTCACTCCGGTTGCTGCGGCATCTGGTGCTCCGGTCCTGAAGAAGACTGGGTACCCGATTCCTACAAATGGGGTTACAACAGAATGACCACTTGTAGAGGTCTGTTCACTGCTGGTGACGGCGTTGGTTGCTCCGGTCATAAATTCTCCTCTGGTTCCCATGCAGAAGGCCGTATCATTGCCAAGTCCATGCTCCAGTACCTGAAAGCCGAAGGCGACAAGGTTACAGGTTTCGCTGAAACTGACCAGGAATTGGTAGATATGGTTTACTATCCGGTATACAACTACCTGGATAACTGTGAATACACCACTGCTACAGACGTTAACCCCAAATACTGCAAACCTGCAGGTATGGCTATGCGTCTGATGAAAATGACCAATGAGTATGGCGCTGGTACTGGTTCTTTCTACATGACCAACGGCAAATCCCTCGAAGTTCTCATGGACCTGTTCGAAATGTTCCGTGAAGACCTTGAGAAGATTGCTGCCGGCGATCTTCATGAACTGCTCAGAGCTTGGGAAATCATCCATCGTCTCTACACAGTTCAGGCTCACACCCGTCACATCCAGTTCCGTGAAGAATCTCGTTTCCCTGGTTTCTACTACAGAGGCGACTTCATGGGTCAGAATGATGAAGAGTGGTTCTGCTTTGTTAACTCTTCTTATGACAAGAAGACCAACGAGTGGACACTGAAAAAAGAACCCTACGTTAAAATTATCTCCGACTAGTACGGTAAGACGTTTTAACCTAAGGATGTCTTGATATGAACCTCCAGGTGCCGGCTTACCGGTGCCTGGAGGTTTTTCAGATTATGATGATGCCAGCCCGGCCCTGTCTCCTTTTTTGCTAGCTTGCAAGCGAACCATTTATAGGTTAATTTGCAGTCTTGCAAATGAGGAGAACAGGATGCTGGCCCCGGGCCGAAACCGGATAGCATTGGTTTTGCCAGGATCCGGCATACAAAGATTTGGAATTTATACACAACACAACTACACAACTTAAATGCACGGAGGGACAGCATGACTACAGAAAATTCAGCCCCGGTAAGTGGAAGCATTATGGTGGTTGGTGGTGGAATCAGCGGTCTTACAACCGCTTTGGAAGCTGCCGAAGTGGGCTATGAAGTCTTCCTGATTGAAAAGGAAGCTTCCCTTGGTGGAAGAGTTACCCAGCTCAAACACTACTTCCCCAAACTCTGCCCGCCTACCTGCGGTCTTGAAATCAATTACAGACGCCTCAAAGATAACAAAAACATTAAAGTGTACACGCTTTCCGAGGTACAGAATGTTGACGGCACCCCTGGGGATTACACCGTCACCGTTAAATCCGCACCCCGTTATGTCAACAGCAACTGCACCTGCTGCGGTGAATGTGAAAAAGTATGCGAAACTGAAATCAGCAATGAATTCAACTTTGGCATGGACCGTCACAAAGCCGCTTACCTGCCCCACAACATGGCCTATCCCCAACGCTATGTCATGGATTCCGCCATGGGCAAAGAAGACCGTGACAAGGTCAAAGAAGCCTGCAAGTATGACGCTGTTGATTTTACCATGGAAGAGAGCACCTTTGACCTGAAAGTCGGTGCAGTTGTATTCACCACCGGATGGCAACCCTATGATGCCACCCGCATCGACAATCTCGGGTTTGGCCGCTACCAGAACATCGTCACCAACATGATGCTGGAACGTCTGGCCTCTTCCAACGGCCCCACCGAAGGCAAAATCATCCGCCCGTCCGATGATAAAGCACCCGAAACCATCGCCTTTGCCCAGTGTGCAGGCTCCAGGGATGAGAACCACCTGCCCTACTGCTCATATATCTGCTGCCTGGCATCCTTAAAGCATGCCACATACATCAGAGCCCAGTATCCTGATGCAAAAATTTACATCTACTATATTGACCTGCGGACCCCGGGCAGAAAATACGAAAGCTTCTATGCCAAACTCAAAGCAGATGAAAACGTATTCTTCGTAAAAGGCAAAGTTGCTGAAGTCAGTGAAGAGAGCGGCACCGGCAACATCAATCTTGTGGCCGAAGATACCATCTCCGGTGAAAAAATCAGGCAGACCGTTGACATGCTGGTACTTGCCACCGGTATGCAGCCCTCCTGCGCCATTGATAAACCCTCAGCGGATCTGACCTTTGATGACGAAGGCTTTATTATCAATGACTTTGCTAAAGGCGGCCTGTTCGCAGCAGGGTGTGCCAATAAACCGGCCGATGTTGTGACATCCAACCAGAATGCAACCGGCATGGCCCTTAAAGCCATTCAGACTCTGAGGAGGTAACGAACCATGGATAAAAAATACGGCGTATATATCTGCACAGGCTGTGGTATCGGTGACACACTTGACATTGAATCGCTGAAAAGCATCCCCGATGACGAAGGCGTCAACTGCACCACCCACCCCTTCCTGTGCTCCAAAGCAGGTGTTGAGCTCATCCAAAAGGACATTGACGAGGGCAAAGTAAACGCCATGGTTATCGGTGCTTGCTCCCGCCGGGTGAATTTTGATGTATTTAACTTTCCCGGATGCATCATTGAACGCTCCAATCTAAGAGAAGGTGTCGTATGGCCCCATTCACGGGAAACCTACCCGGCCCTGACCGAAGAACAAAAAGATGACGGAGAAAGCTTTGACCGTATCCAGATGAAAGCCCAGGATTACATCAAAATGGGTATGATCCGCCTGGAAAAAGTCAACCTTCCCGAACCCTACCAAACACAGTCTTTTTCCAAAAAAGTACTCGTACTCGGCGGCGGTGTTACCGGTATGTCTGCAGCCCTTGACGCTGCCAAAGCCGGTTATGAAGTGACCATCGTGGAAAAAGAGGCAGCCCTTGGTGGATATGCAGCCAAGCTTCGCAACCAGATGCCTGTCCAGGCACCCTTTGAAACCCTCCAGGCGCCGGTGGTCGAGGCACTTGTCCAGGATGTTGAAGGTAACGCCAACATAGATGTACGGACCAACTGCGTTGTGGCACGTATTGCCGGCCAGCCGGGTGAGTTCACCGTAACCATGAAAAAACCCGGTGAAAAGATCCCCTTTGACGTACCCTATCCGCTGCCCCCCGAAGAGCTTGTGGATGAAAACGGCAAAGAACTGGACGCCGACGCTGCCCACGAAAAATACCTGAAATACAACGAAGGCAGAGAAGATATCCTCTCCCTTGATCCGGACGGCGAGCTTTACGGTGCTGTTGTTCTGGCAGCCGGATGGCGGCCTGATGTCCTTGAAGGCGAAGCTTACGAACACCTCTCTTTGGATTGCCCCGACGTGGTCACCAATGATGAGTTTGAAATGATTGCCGCCAAGGGAAAAATCCTGCGTCCGTCCAACGGCAAGGAAGCCAAAAACGTGGTATTCATCCAATCTGCCGGCAAAGATGAAGACGACAGCGATTTTGAATACACAGGTTCCGTTACCTCCATGGTCGCCCTGAAACAAGCCCGTTATGTCAGGGAAGACTATGCCGACGGCAAAGCGTATGTGATTTATCAGCATATGAGAACCCCCGGCCTGCAGGAATATTTCTACAAAGCCATGCAGCAGGATGACGGCATTTTCATGACCAAGGGCGCTGTAACCGACGTTACCGCCACAAGCAGTGAATTGATGGTGACCGCCCAAAACACACTGCTGGGTGAAAACCTGGTTCTCAAAGCCGACATGGTTGTTGTGGCAAGCGGCATGGTTCCGGCCACCAAGGACAATCCGGTCATCAACCTGGCCTACCGCCAGGGCCCCGGCTTCAGGGATAACGATATCTTCGGTCAGTATGCCGACTCCAACTACATCTGTTTTCCCTATGAAACCCAGAGAACCGGTATTTACGCAGCAGGTACCATCCGTCGTGCCATGACCATTGAAGAGTCCATGGAAGACGCTGCCGGTGCAGCTCTCAAAGCCATCCAGTGTATTGAAAGTGCCAACCGCGGCATGGCCGTTCATCCGCGCTCCGGTGATATGACTTACCCGGACTTCTTCTTCCAGAGATGTACCCAGTGTAAACGCTGCACGGTTGAATGCCCCTTCGGCGCCCTGGATGATGATGCCAGGGGAACCCCGAAAGCCAACCCCACACGTTGCCGCCGCTGCGGTACCTGCATGGGTGCTTGTCCGGAACGTATTATCTCCTTTGCCGATTACACCATTGACAGTATCGGTTCCCAGGTCAAGGCCATCAGTGTCCCCTCCGAAGACGATTATGATGAACCGCCCTTGCGCTTCCTGGCCCTGGTATGTGAAAATGACGCCCTGCCTGCATTGGATATGGTAGGTATGAACCGAGTGGATTACTCTCCGGATGTCCGCATCATTCCGGTTCGCTGCCTGGGTTCCGTCAACACCATCTGGATCAAGGACGCATTGGCCCAGGGTATTGACGGTGTTATTCTCATCGGCTGCAAACACGGCGATGATTACCAGTGCCATTTTGTCAAAGGGTCCGAACTTGCTGAAATCCGCGTGAAGAAGATCGGGGATGCCCTTGCTTCACTGGCCCTTGAAGAAGAACGTGTGGCATTTGAAGAAGTCGCCATTGATGAATATGACAAACTGCCCAAGATCATCAACGACTTTGTTGAAGAAGTGGACGCACTTGGCCCCAACCCGTTCAAAGGTTTCTAATAACGGCATACAAACTTAATGGAGGTATCTACTACGATGAGTGCCAATTATATTGCCCAACCAGATCTGGGATTTATTGCCGAGATTAGAGGTCTTGGCGGAGAAACGCTTAAAAAATGTTACCAATGCGCCACATGTTCCGTGGCCTGCCCCATTGCACCGGAAGACAGCCCCTTTCCCAGAAAGGAAATGATTGCCGCTTCCTGGGGTCTTAAAGATAAACTGATCAGCAACGGCGACATCTGGCTGTGCCACCAGTGCGGTGACTGCACGGACATGTGCCCCCGGGGTGCCGCACCTGGTGATGTACTTGCTGCTGTCCGCTCTGCGGCCATCACTGAATACGCAACACCAAAACCCCTTGCCAAGGCTGTAAACGATCCAAGTAAACTGCCCTTGCTGGTAGGTATCCCCGCTGCCTGGTTTGCCCTGCTTGCCATCATCACCACCGGGTTTGGCGGAACCATGGAAAAAATTTTCCATTTCCTGTTCGGCGATGCCCTTGGCGGGCGTCTTCACTGGTCCCATGCGCACCCGGGATCAGAACATGTGATTGCCCATTCTAACTTTGTATCCACCTGGTTTGTGGATATGACCTTTGTTCCCACGGCTATTTTTGCCACGGCTGTTTTCTTTCTTGCTTTGAAACGCTTTATTGTCGACATTCATGAAAATGCGGTTCTTGAAGGCAAAACAGACAAAACCAGCCTGGATTACAAAGCCCTGCTGATGTCCATTAAAAATGTCATCCCCACAGTGTTGAAACACGATAAGTTCAACCAGTGCGGATCCAACAAAGATCGTGCAACCCCGCATATGATGGTGCTGTTTGCCTTTATCGGCCTTTTCGTTGTAACGGCTGTATGCGGTATCATGCTTTATGTGGGCGGTTATGCAGGTCCCTATCCCCAGCTGAACCCCATTAAATGGCTGGCCAACATCGCAGGTGTTTCCCTGGTCATCGGTTCAGGTATCATGATCAAAAACAGACTGACCAACAAAGAACAAATCACAGCCTATAAAGACTGGTTTATTCTTGGTGTTGTCTTCACCCTTGGCCTTACCGGTATGCTCACAGAAATGGCCCGCCTGGCTGATATTGCATGGCTGGCTTACTTCTTCTACTGGATCCATCTGGTTGCCATTTTCGAATTGTTTGCTTTCCTGCCGTTCTCAAAAATGGCTCACATTGTTTACCGTACGGTTGCAATGGGCTATGCCGATTACGCCAACAGAAAATAAACAGCCTTTTGTTAGGCCATAATAAAGAGGGCTGGTTTTTTTACCGGCCCTCTTTTTATTTAGGGCATGGAAGCATAACGTTTTTTTAGCCCGGACCCCAGAAAGAAAAACCTTTCCTTGATGAACCTGACAAGTGTATATATATTACATTTAATTGTTGCCGGTTGCCTTGATATACAAGCACTTGGCCACGCAGCACGCAGGGTACAGCCTCTCTACAATTTATATTAAATCCCCATAGTTAATGAGTTTTACCCTCAAGTATCCTATTTTTATAAAATGAGATTTAACGCCCTTTGGCGTGGCTGGTGCTGATCATTGCCGGCCAACAGCCATTTTAGAAAATAAAAGACCCTATTAAATTTAGTGATGGAGAAAATTAAATGAAAAAATTGCTTAACGCAGGTATTATTATTGTTTTTTCAGCCACTCTTTTTTCATGCGCAACCATGCAGACCAACCAACAACGGGGAACGGCTGTGGGTGCAGGTACCGGTGCAGCTGTGGGTGCCATTCTAGGCCAGGTCATTGGCAGGGACACCGAATCAACGCTCATCGGTGCAGGCATCGGGGCCGCTCTTGGTGGGCTGACAGGTAACCAAGTGGGTAAATATATGGACATGCAGGAACGGGAGTTACGAAATGCCATGGCCGCGTCCGAAGCGGCAAGTATACGGCGTGAACACGAAGTCTTGAAGGCAACATTTAAATCCGAATCTTATTTTGATTATGACTCAAGCCGTTTGAAACCTGGGGCATATCCGGAACTGAGACGCGTTTCCGATATTTTAATCAAGTATCCCCATTCCCGCATTGAAGTGGCCGGGCACACGGACACCAAAGGCTCCATGGAATATAACCAGAGACTATCGGAACAACGGGCCCAAGCCGTTGCCAATCAATTAATTTACAATGGCGTTTCCGCCCAAAGGGTCACAGCTGTTGGGTATGGAGAATCCCGGCCGATCTCATCCGACGACGCCATGAACCGGCGTGTTGAAATCCTCATTATGCCGGTAATGGAAGGCTCATATTAGTAATGCAAGACAATTATAAAAAGCACAAAGAGGCATGTAACAAATGAATCCCATACAATCTTCAGATCGAATGAAAAATGTACATTCGGACATACGCGGTCCTGTTTTTGAAAAAGCCATGGAAATGGTTTCCGCCGGCATCGATGTCCTGAGACTCAATACCGGAAATCCGGATACGTTTGGATTTACCATGCCCGACAGTGTGCGCACGGCGTTAGTCAATAACGTGGATAAAGCCGTTGGATATTGTGATTTAAAAGGCATGCCCGAAGCCAGAAAAGCCATATGTGACTACCATGTCGGCAAAGGTCTTATGGACCTTTC contains:
- the qmoC gene encoding quinone-interacting membrane-bound oxidoreductase complex subunit QmoC, giving the protein MSANYIAQPDLGFIAEIRGLGGETLKKCYQCATCSVACPIAPEDSPFPRKEMIAASWGLKDKLISNGDIWLCHQCGDCTDMCPRGAAPGDVLAAVRSAAITEYATPKPLAKAVNDPSKLPLLVGIPAAWFALLAIITTGFGGTMEKIFHFLFGDALGGRLHWSHAHPGSEHVIAHSNFVSTWFVDMTFVPTAIFATAVFFLALKRFIVDIHENAVLEGKTDKTSLDYKALLMSIKNVIPTVLKHDKFNQCGSNKDRATPHMMVLFAFIGLFVVTAVCGIMLYVGGYAGPYPQLNPIKWLANIAGVSLVIGSGIMIKNRLTNKEQITAYKDWFILGVVFTLGLTGMLTEMARLADIAWLAYFFYWIHLVAIFELFAFLPFSKMAHIVYRTVAMGYADYANRK
- a CDS encoding OmpA family protein encodes the protein MKKLLNAGIIIVFSATLFSCATMQTNQQRGTAVGAGTGAAVGAILGQVIGRDTESTLIGAGIGAALGGLTGNQVGKYMDMQERELRNAMAASEAASIRREHEVLKATFKSESYFDYDSSRLKPGAYPELRRVSDILIKYPHSRIEVAGHTDTKGSMEYNQRLSEQRAQAVANQLIYNGVSAQRVTAVGYGESRPISSDDAMNRRVEILIMPVMEGSY
- a CDS encoding FAD-dependent oxidoreductase, producing the protein MDKKYGVYICTGCGIGDTLDIESLKSIPDDEGVNCTTHPFLCSKAGVELIQKDIDEGKVNAMVIGACSRRVNFDVFNFPGCIIERSNLREGVVWPHSRETYPALTEEQKDDGESFDRIQMKAQDYIKMGMIRLEKVNLPEPYQTQSFSKKVLVLGGGVTGMSAALDAAKAGYEVTIVEKEAALGGYAAKLRNQMPVQAPFETLQAPVVEALVQDVEGNANIDVRTNCVVARIAGQPGEFTVTMKKPGEKIPFDVPYPLPPEELVDENGKELDADAAHEKYLKYNEGREDILSLDPDGELYGAVVLAAGWRPDVLEGEAYEHLSLDCPDVVTNDEFEMIAAKGKILRPSNGKEAKNVVFIQSAGKDEDDSDFEYTGSVTSMVALKQARYVREDYADGKAYVIYQHMRTPGLQEYFYKAMQQDDGIFMTKGAVTDVTATSSELMVTAQNTLLGENLVLKADMVVVASGMVPATKDNPVINLAYRQGPGFRDNDIFGQYADSNYICFPYETQRTGIYAAGTIRRAMTIEESMEDAAGAALKAIQCIESANRGMAVHPRSGDMTYPDFFFQRCTQCKRCTVECPFGALDDDARGTPKANPTRCRRCGTCMGACPERIISFADYTIDSIGSQVKAISVPSEDDYDEPPLRFLALVCENDALPALDMVGMNRVDYSPDVRIIPVRCLGSVNTIWIKDALAQGIDGVILIGCKHGDDYQCHFVKGSELAEIRVKKIGDALASLALEEERVAFEEVAIDEYDKLPKIINDFVEEVDALGPNPFKGF
- a CDS encoding CoB--CoM heterodisulfide reductase iron-sulfur subunit A family protein, yielding MTTENSAPVSGSIMVVGGGISGLTTALEAAEVGYEVFLIEKEASLGGRVTQLKHYFPKLCPPTCGLEINYRRLKDNKNIKVYTLSEVQNVDGTPGDYTVTVKSAPRYVNSNCTCCGECEKVCETEISNEFNFGMDRHKAAYLPHNMAYPQRYVMDSAMGKEDRDKVKEACKYDAVDFTMEESTFDLKVGAVVFTTGWQPYDATRIDNLGFGRYQNIVTNMMLERLASSNGPTEGKIIRPSDDKAPETIAFAQCAGSRDENHLPYCSYICCLASLKHATYIRAQYPDAKIYIYYIDLRTPGRKYESFYAKLKADENVFFVKGKVAEVSEESGTGNINLVAEDTISGEKIRQTVDMLVLATGMQPSCAIDKPSADLTFDDEGFIINDFAKGGLFAAGCANKPADVVTSNQNATGMALKAIQTLRR
- the aprA gene encoding adenylyl-sulfate reductase subunit alpha → MALPNKPAGELKIVREPEVEKRDVDVLIIGGGMAACGTAFEIKKWADDDTKILLVDKAALERSGAVAQGLSAINTYIGENKPEDYVRMVRNDLMGIVREDLIFDLGRHVDDSVHLFEEWGLPIWKKTDDNKNLDGKKGLKLGTLKGGATPVRTGKWQIMINGESYKRIVAEAGKKALGDENILERVFIVEILNDKDDPKRAAGAVGFSVRENKVYIINAKVMMVACGGAVNIYQPRSVAEGKGRAWYPVWNAGSTYTMALRAGAELSMMENRFTPARFKDGYGPVGAWFLLFKAKVVNGLGEFYAGNEETKKELEKYAPYGTAAVTPTCLRNHLMMKEYKEGRGPIIMETTKALAALGETMDKKELKHLESEAWEDFLDMSVGQAGLWCATNTEPEKKDSEIMPTEPYLLGSHSGCCGIWCSGPEEDWVPDSYKWGYNRMTTCRGLFTAGDGVGCSGHKFSSGSHAEGRIIAKSMLQYLKAEGDKVTGFAETDQELVDMVYYPVYNYLDNCEYTTATDVNPKYCKPAGMAMRLMKMTNEYGAGTGSFYMTNGKSLEVLMDLFEMFREDLEKIAAGDLHELLRAWEIIHRLYTVQAHTRHIQFREESRFPGFYYRGDFMGQNDEEWFCFVNSSYDKKTNEWTLKKEPYVKIISD